One window from the genome of Vidua chalybeata isolate OUT-0048 chromosome 3, bVidCha1 merged haplotype, whole genome shotgun sequence encodes:
- the AIG1 gene encoding androgen-induced gene 1 protein isoform X6 has translation MALVPCQVLRAAILLSYCSILCNYKAIDMPAHQTYGGSWKFLTFIDLGRP, from the exons ATGGCGCTGGTGCCCTGCCAGGTGCTGCGCGCCGCCATCCTCCTGTCCTATTGCTCCATCCTGTGCAATTACAAGGCCATTGACATGCCCGCGCATCAGACCTATGGAGGCAGCTGGAAATTTCTGACCTTCATAGACCTG GGCCGGCCGTGA